In the Corynebacterium kroppenstedtii genome, one interval contains:
- a CDS encoding DNA-directed RNA polymerase subunit beta yields the protein MLEGPILAVSRQTSLTSGIPGATKRYSFAKIKEPIEVPGLLDLQRDSFAWLIGAPEWRAKKQAESEEGAHITSGLEDILEELSPIEDYSGNMSLTLSEPRFDDVKNTIDEAKDKDINYSAPLYVTAEFTNAMSGEIKSQTVFIGDFPMMTDKGTFIINGTERVIVSQLVRSPGVYFDESIDKSTERPLHSVKVIPSRGAWLEFDVDKRDTVGVRIDRKRRQPVTVLLKALGLSTQDITDRFGFSEIMMSTLEHDGVANTDEALLEIYRKQRPGESPTRDSAQALLDNSFFNPKRYDLAKVGRYKVNRKLGLGGGSTTGEHTLTEEDILTTIEYLVRLHAGERTMESPDGTELMISTDDIDHFGNRRLRTVGELVQNQVRVGLSRMERVVRERMTTQDAESITPTSLINVRPVSAAIREFFGTSQLSQFMDQNNSLSGLTHKRRLSALGPGGLSRERAGLDVRDVHASHYGRMCPIETPEGPNIGLIGSLASYARVNPFGFIETPYRRVKDGQATDVVDYLTADEEDRHIVAQANTKMDSEGRFVEDTVAVRMKGGNVEVVPASEVDYMDVSPRQMVSVATAMIPFLEHDDANRALMGANMQRQAVPLLRNEAPFVGTGMELRAAHDAGDVVIARRSGVVETVCADFITTLGDDGQRDTFLLRKFERTNQGTCYNQKPLVEAGDRVEEGQALADGPGTENGEMALGRNLLVAFMPWEGHNYEDAIILNQRIVEEDVLTSIHIEEHEIDARDTKLGPEEITRDIPNASEDILADLDERGIVRIGADVRDGDILVGKVTPKGETELTPEERLLRAIFGEKAREVRDTSMKVPHGETGKVIGVRVFSREDDDDLAPGVNQMVRVYVAQKRKIQDGDKLSGRHGNKGVVGKILPAEDMPFLPDGTPVDIILNTHGVPRRMNIGQVLEVHLGMLAKSGWKVDPESQDPAVKAMLETLPEDLYDVPADSRVATPVFDGTTNEELSGLMRSSRPNRDGDQMVNEFGKSTLIDGRTGEPFQQPISVGYMYMLKLHHLVDEKIHARSTGPYSMITQQPLGGKAQFGGQRFGEMEVWAMQAYGAAYTLQELLTIKSDDVVGRVKVYEAIVKGDNIPDPGIPESFKVLLKELQSLCLNVEVLSADGTPVDLGADDDDLDQANASLGINLSRDERFDADAV from the coding sequence GTGCTGGAAGGACCCATCTTGGCAGTCTCCCGCCAGACCAGTTTAACGTCCGGAATCCCCGGCGCGACGAAACGCTACTCGTTCGCGAAGATTAAAGAGCCGATCGAGGTCCCTGGCCTCCTCGATCTGCAGCGCGACTCGTTCGCGTGGCTTATTGGCGCACCCGAATGGCGCGCTAAGAAGCAGGCTGAGTCCGAAGAAGGCGCGCATATAACTAGCGGCCTGGAGGACATTCTAGAGGAGTTGTCTCCCATTGAGGACTACTCCGGCAATATGTCCCTCACCCTATCCGAGCCCCGCTTCGACGACGTCAAAAACACGATCGATGAAGCCAAGGATAAGGACATTAACTACTCCGCCCCGCTTTATGTGACGGCGGAATTCACCAACGCTATGTCTGGCGAAATCAAAAGCCAGACCGTCTTCATTGGCGACTTCCCGATGATGACGGACAAAGGCACGTTCATCATCAACGGTACCGAGCGTGTCATCGTTTCCCAGTTGGTTCGTTCCCCTGGCGTGTACTTCGACGAGTCCATCGATAAGTCGACCGAGCGTCCACTGCACTCCGTCAAGGTCATCCCTTCACGTGGTGCATGGTTGGAGTTCGACGTCGATAAGCGAGACACCGTCGGCGTCCGCATCGATCGTAAACGTCGCCAGCCCGTCACCGTGTTGCTGAAGGCTTTGGGCCTGTCGACGCAGGACATCACGGATCGGTTCGGTTTTTCCGAAATCATGATGTCGACGCTTGAGCACGATGGCGTTGCTAATACCGACGAAGCTCTCCTGGAGATTTACCGCAAGCAGCGTCCGGGTGAATCCCCCACGCGCGATTCCGCTCAGGCTTTGCTGGACAATAGCTTCTTCAACCCGAAGCGGTACGACTTGGCGAAGGTTGGCCGCTACAAGGTGAACCGCAAGCTCGGTTTAGGCGGCGGCTCCACCACTGGCGAGCACACCCTGACTGAAGAAGACATCCTGACCACCATTGAATACTTGGTGCGTCTGCACGCCGGTGAGCGGACGATGGAGTCGCCTGACGGCACCGAGCTGATGATCAGCACGGACGATATCGATCACTTCGGTAACCGCCGCCTGCGCACTGTCGGCGAGCTGGTTCAGAACCAGGTTCGCGTCGGCTTGTCGCGTATGGAGCGTGTCGTGCGTGAACGCATGACCACGCAGGACGCGGAATCCATCACGCCGACGTCGCTAATCAACGTGCGCCCGGTGTCGGCCGCGATCCGCGAGTTCTTCGGAACGTCGCAGCTGTCGCAGTTCATGGACCAGAACAACTCTCTGTCTGGCCTGACACACAAGCGTCGTCTATCCGCCCTTGGACCTGGCGGTTTGTCCCGTGAACGCGCCGGCTTGGATGTCCGTGACGTCCACGCCTCCCACTATGGCCGTATGTGCCCCATCGAGACGCCTGAGGGCCCGAACATTGGATTGATCGGCTCCCTCGCGTCCTACGCCCGCGTTAACCCGTTCGGGTTCATCGAGACGCCCTACCGTCGTGTCAAAGACGGTCAGGCCACTGACGTTGTTGACTACCTCACCGCTGATGAGGAAGACCGGCACATCGTCGCTCAGGCCAACACAAAGATGGACTCCGAAGGCCGCTTCGTTGAGGACACCGTCGCGGTCCGAATGAAAGGCGGAAACGTCGAGGTCGTTCCCGCATCGGAAGTGGATTACATGGATGTGTCCCCGCGCCAGATGGTGTCGGTGGCCACCGCCATGATTCCATTCCTGGAGCATGACGACGCTAACCGTGCCCTCATGGGTGCGAATATGCAGCGCCAGGCTGTGCCGTTGCTGCGTAACGAAGCGCCCTTCGTTGGAACCGGTATGGAACTGCGCGCTGCCCACGACGCCGGCGATGTTGTGATCGCCCGCCGCTCGGGTGTCGTCGAAACTGTGTGTGCAGACTTCATCACCACCCTTGGTGACGACGGACAACGCGACACCTTCTTGCTGAGGAAGTTCGAGCGCACTAACCAGGGAACCTGCTACAACCAGAAGCCCCTTGTTGAGGCTGGCGACCGCGTCGAAGAGGGACAAGCTCTCGCCGACGGACCCGGCACCGAGAACGGTGAAATGGCTCTCGGCCGTAACCTCCTCGTGGCGTTCATGCCATGGGAAGGCCACAACTACGAGGACGCCATCATCCTCAACCAGCGGATTGTCGAGGAAGATGTCCTCACCTCAATCCACATTGAGGAACACGAAATCGACGCTCGCGATACCAAGCTAGGGCCAGAGGAAATCACCCGCGATATCCCGAACGCTTCCGAAGACATCCTCGCTGACCTCGACGAACGCGGAATTGTTCGCATTGGCGCTGATGTTCGCGACGGCGATATCCTCGTCGGTAAGGTCACCCCTAAGGGTGAAACCGAGCTGACACCGGAAGAGCGCCTCCTCCGCGCCATCTTCGGTGAAAAGGCGCGCGAGGTGCGGGACACCTCGATGAAGGTTCCCCACGGCGAAACAGGCAAAGTCATCGGCGTTCGTGTGTTCTCCCGTGAGGACGACGACGACCTCGCCCCTGGCGTTAACCAGATGGTCCGCGTGTACGTCGCCCAGAAGCGCAAGATCCAGGACGGCGATAAGCTCTCCGGCCGCCACGGCAACAAGGGTGTCGTCGGCAAGATCTTGCCCGCCGAGGACATGCCGTTCCTGCCCGACGGAACGCCGGTCGACATCATCCTGAACACACACGGTGTGCCGCGTCGTATGAACATCGGCCAGGTGCTGGAAGTTCACCTCGGCATGCTCGCGAAATCCGGATGGAAGGTTGACCCCGAGTCGCAGGACCCCGCGGTCAAAGCCATGCTGGAAACGCTGCCCGAGGACCTCTACGACGTCCCCGCCGATTCCCGCGTTGCCACCCCGGTGTTCGACGGCACCACCAACGAAGAGCTGTCCGGATTGATGCGGTCCTCGCGGCCCAACCGCGACGGCGACCAAATGGTCAACGAATTCGGCAAGTCCACCCTCATCGACGGCCGGACGGGCGAACCCTTCCAGCAGCCGATCTCCGTGGGTTACATGTACATGTTGAAGTTGCACCACCTGGTCGACGAGAAGATCCACGCCCGGTCCACCGGCCCGTACTCCATGATCACCCAGCAGCCGCTCGGTGGTAAGGCACAGTTCGGTGGCCAGCGCTTCGGTGAGATGGAAGTGTGGGCCATGCAGGCCTACGGCGCCGCCTACACACTGCAGGAACTCCTGACCATCAAATCGGACGACGTCGTCGGCCGTGTCAAGGTGTACGAAGCCATCGTGAAGGGCGACAACATTCCGGATCCGGGAATTCCGGAGTCCTTCAAGGTGTTGCTCAAAGAGCTGCAGTCTCTGTGCCTCAACGTTGAGGTCCTCTCCGCTGACGGAACCCCAGTTGACCTGGGTGCCGACGATGACGACCTCGACCAAGCCAACGCATCCCTGGGTATCAACCTCTCCCGCGACGAACGCTTCGACGCCGACGCGGTGTAG
- a CDS encoding DNA-directed RNA polymerase subunit beta', with amino-acid sequence MLDVNLFDELRIGLATADDIRRWSHGEVKKPETINYRTLKPEKDGLFCERIFGPTRDWECACGKYKRVRYKGIVCERCGVEVTKSKVRRERMGHIELAAPVTHIWYFKGVPSRLGYLLDLAPKDLEKIIYFAANIITSVDEEARHTDQETLEADMFMEKKEVEADRDEELAERQQKLEEDLKELESNGAKADAKRKVQNAAEREMRHIRERAEREIDRLDEIWNTFIKLAPKQMIVDETIYSELVDRYEDYFTGGMGAEAIQTLIKNFDLEEEAEKLREVIRDGKGQKQVRALKRLRVVAAFLRSGNDPAAMVLDAIPVIPPELRPMVQLDGGRFATSDLNDLYRRVINRNNRLKRMIDLGAPEIIVNNEKRMLQESVDALFDNGRRGRPVTGPGNRPLKSLSDLLKGKQGRFRQNLLGKRVDYSGRSVIIVGPQLKLHQCGLPKLMALELFKPFVMKRLVEKSYAQNIRSAKRMVERQRPEVWDVLEEAIAEHPVMLNRAPTLHRLGIQAFEPVLVEGKAIQLHPLACEAFNADFDGDQMAVHLPLSAEAQAEARVLMLASNNILSPASGKPLAMPRLDMVTGLYFLTLEKSEDQLGGEGAYHEADENGPKRGTYSSFAEALMARDRGVLGLQAPIEVRISHLRPPEDIEAELFPDGWQRGQKWTAHTTLGRIMFNELLPWNYPFVNGVMAKKAQAVIINDLAARYPMITVAQTVDKMKDAGFYWATRSCVTISMDDVLVLPNKEEILQRYEKQAATIEKKLARGKINNEERYRSLVDLWKECTDFVGESVEKIYPDDNPIPMIVKSGAAGNMRQIWTLAGMKGMVTNSRGDYITRPIKTSFREGLSVLEYFNNSHGSRKGLADTALRTADSGYLTRRLVDVAQDVIVREDDCGTKQGLDVDVAKPVLDAEGNETGEFTRADFLETALVGRYLARDAVNDKGDVIYERGAFVGDAEAKKMVAEGVRTARVRTVMMCETATGVCATCYGRSMATGQKVDIGEAVGIVAAQSIGEPGTQLTMRTFHQGGVGGDITGGLPRVQELFEARVPKNQAPIASTDGTIKLEDDGNFYTLTITPDTGDDEVVYEKLSKRQGLAVTHEPGGFEHQLRTGDHVVTGQPLLRGAPDPHEVLRVEGPKGVQKHLIEQVQKVYRDQGVAIHDKHIEIIVRQMLRRVTVIESGSTEFLPGTLVDRNEAKAANQAVTANGGEPASYRQEIMGITKASLATESWLSAASFQETTRVLTDAAINKRSDKLIGLKENVIIGKLIPAGTGISRYRNISVEPTEEARAQAFSMNTSYGDGFYGEDGAYGEFTGAAVRLDDQGFDGGFGDIS; translated from the coding sequence GTGCTCGACGTCAATCTTTTCGACGAGCTCCGCATCGGTCTCGCCACGGCCGATGACATCCGTCGCTGGTCACACGGCGAGGTCAAAAAGCCCGAGACCATTAACTACCGCACCCTCAAACCCGAGAAGGACGGCCTGTTCTGCGAACGTATCTTCGGGCCAACCCGCGACTGGGAATGTGCCTGCGGTAAATACAAGCGTGTCCGGTACAAGGGCATCGTCTGTGAACGCTGCGGCGTGGAAGTGACCAAATCCAAGGTCCGCCGCGAACGCATGGGCCACATCGAGCTGGCCGCGCCCGTCACACACATCTGGTACTTCAAGGGCGTGCCCTCACGCTTGGGGTACCTGCTTGACCTCGCGCCAAAAGATCTGGAAAAGATCATCTACTTCGCCGCGAACATCATCACCTCGGTGGATGAGGAGGCCCGTCACACGGACCAGGAAACCCTCGAAGCCGACATGTTCATGGAGAAGAAAGAGGTCGAAGCCGACCGCGACGAAGAGCTCGCGGAGCGCCAGCAAAAGCTGGAAGAAGACCTCAAAGAGCTTGAATCCAACGGTGCGAAAGCCGATGCCAAGCGCAAGGTTCAGAATGCCGCTGAGCGTGAAATGCGCCACATCCGTGAGCGTGCCGAGCGTGAAATCGACCGGCTCGACGAGATCTGGAACACGTTCATCAAGCTTGCCCCCAAGCAGATGATCGTCGACGAAACCATCTACTCCGAACTCGTCGACCGCTACGAGGACTACTTCACCGGCGGCATGGGTGCAGAAGCCATCCAGACGCTGATTAAGAACTTTGACCTCGAAGAAGAAGCGGAGAAACTCCGCGAGGTTATCCGTGACGGCAAGGGACAAAAGCAGGTTCGCGCACTCAAGCGCCTGCGCGTTGTCGCCGCCTTCTTGCGCTCCGGTAATGACCCGGCAGCGATGGTCTTGGACGCCATCCCGGTGATCCCGCCCGAGCTCCGCCCAATGGTTCAGCTCGACGGTGGGCGCTTCGCGACGTCGGACCTCAACGACCTGTACCGTCGCGTCATCAACCGCAACAACCGCTTGAAGCGCATGATTGACCTCGGCGCGCCCGAGATCATCGTGAACAACGAAAAACGCATGCTTCAGGAATCCGTCGACGCGCTATTCGATAACGGCCGTCGCGGACGCCCGGTCACGGGCCCCGGCAACCGCCCACTGAAGTCCCTCTCTGACCTGCTGAAAGGTAAGCAAGGACGCTTCCGTCAGAACCTGCTGGGTAAGCGTGTGGACTACTCCGGCCGTTCGGTTATTATCGTCGGCCCGCAGCTGAAACTGCACCAATGCGGTCTGCCGAAGCTCATGGCGTTGGAGCTGTTCAAGCCATTCGTCATGAAGCGCCTGGTCGAGAAGTCCTATGCTCAGAACATTCGCTCCGCGAAGCGGATGGTGGAGCGTCAGCGGCCCGAGGTGTGGGACGTCCTCGAAGAAGCCATCGCGGAACACCCCGTCATGCTCAACCGTGCACCGACGCTGCACCGCTTGGGTATTCAGGCGTTCGAGCCAGTTCTCGTCGAGGGTAAAGCTATCCAGCTGCACCCCTTGGCCTGTGAGGCCTTCAACGCTGACTTCGACGGTGACCAGATGGCTGTCCACCTGCCGCTATCCGCAGAAGCTCAGGCTGAGGCCCGCGTGCTCATGCTCGCCTCCAACAACATTCTGTCCCCGGCATCCGGTAAACCACTGGCCATGCCACGTTTGGACATGGTGACCGGCCTGTACTTCCTCACCCTGGAAAAGAGCGAGGACCAGCTCGGTGGCGAAGGCGCCTACCACGAAGCCGACGAGAACGGTCCGAAGAGGGGCACCTACTCGTCCTTCGCCGAGGCCCTCATGGCTCGCGACCGCGGAGTCCTTGGCCTCCAGGCGCCGATCGAGGTGCGTATCAGCCACCTCCGCCCGCCGGAGGACATCGAGGCAGAACTCTTCCCCGACGGATGGCAGCGCGGCCAGAAGTGGACCGCCCACACCACCCTCGGACGCATCATGTTCAACGAGCTGCTGCCGTGGAACTACCCGTTCGTTAATGGTGTCATGGCGAAGAAGGCGCAGGCCGTCATTATTAACGACCTCGCAGCGCGGTACCCCATGATCACCGTTGCGCAGACCGTCGACAAGATGAAGGACGCCGGCTTCTACTGGGCAACCCGGTCCTGCGTCACCATCTCCATGGACGACGTGCTCGTTCTTCCCAATAAGGAAGAAATCCTGCAGCGTTACGAGAAGCAGGCCGCGACCATCGAGAAGAAACTCGCGCGAGGCAAGATCAACAACGAAGAGCGCTACCGTTCCCTGGTTGACCTGTGGAAGGAATGCACCGACTTCGTCGGCGAATCCGTCGAAAAGATCTACCCGGACGACAACCCGATCCCGATGATCGTGAAGTCCGGTGCCGCAGGTAACATGCGCCAGATCTGGACCCTGGCCGGCATGAAAGGCATGGTCACGAACTCGCGTGGTGACTACATCACCCGCCCGATCAAGACCTCCTTCCGTGAAGGCCTGTCCGTGTTGGAGTACTTCAACAACTCGCACGGCTCCCGTAAGGGCCTGGCCGACACCGCTCTGCGTACCGCCGACTCCGGCTACCTCACTCGTCGTCTTGTCGACGTTGCCCAGGACGTCATCGTCCGCGAGGACGACTGTGGCACCAAACAAGGCCTGGACGTCGATGTCGCGAAACCAGTGTTGGACGCCGAAGGCAATGAAACAGGAGAATTCACGCGCGCTGACTTCTTGGAGACCGCGTTGGTCGGCCGTTATCTGGCCCGAGATGCTGTCAATGACAAGGGTGACGTCATCTATGAGCGTGGCGCTTTCGTCGGCGATGCTGAAGCCAAGAAGATGGTTGCCGAGGGCGTGCGTACCGCTCGAGTCCGGACTGTCATGATGTGCGAAACCGCCACCGGCGTGTGCGCGACCTGCTACGGACGCTCCATGGCCACCGGCCAAAAGGTGGACATTGGGGAAGCTGTCGGTATCGTTGCCGCGCAATCCATCGGCGAGCCCGGCACGCAGCTGACCATGCGTACGTTCCACCAAGGTGGTGTCGGTGGCGACATCACCGGTGGTCTGCCGCGTGTTCAGGAACTCTTCGAGGCCCGTGTGCCTAAGAACCAGGCGCCGATCGCATCCACCGACGGCACGATCAAGCTTGAGGACGACGGCAACTTCTACACACTGACCATCACTCCCGACACCGGCGATGACGAAGTCGTGTACGAAAAGCTGTCGAAGCGTCAGGGGTTGGCAGTGACGCACGAACCCGGCGGATTCGAACACCAGCTACGGACCGGCGACCATGTTGTCACCGGCCAACCGCTGCTACGTGGTGCCCCCGATCCGCACGAAGTTCTTCGCGTCGAAGGTCCAAAGGGTGTGCAAAAGCACCTCATCGAACAGGTGCAGAAGGTCTATCGTGACCAGGGCGTGGCAATTCACGACAAGCACATTGAGATCATCGTCCGTCAGATGTTGCGTCGCGTGACCGTCATCGAGTCGGGATCCACCGAATTCCTGCCGGGCACCCTGGTTGACCGGAACGAAGCGAAAGCCGCTAATCAAGCCGTGACGGCTAATGGAGGAGAACCCGCCTCCTACCGCCAGGAAATCATGGGCATCACCAAGGCGTCGCTGGCCACGGAATCCTGGTTGTCGGCAGCATCGTTTCAGGAGACCACCCGTGTTCTGACCGATGCGGCGATCAACAAGCGGTCCGATAAGCTCATCGGGCTGAAGGAGAACGTGATCATCGGTAAGCTCATCCCGGCTGGTACGGGCATCTCCCGCTACCGGAACATCTCGGTTGAGCCGACCGAGGAAGCTCGTGCGCAGGCGTTCTCCATGAACACCAGCTATGGCGACGGCTTCTACGGCGAAGATGGTGCATACGGCGAATTCACCGGTGCAGCCGTTCGCCTGGATGACCAGGGCTTTGATGGAGGTTTCGGCGATATTAGCTAG